The following DNA comes from Chryseobacterium gallinarum.
GGCTGCAATCACTGACCATCGGAAATTATTATGTAAACGGAGGATCCTTTCCCGAATTAAATAAGATCAATATACAACAATGTTCCGGTCTTAAAGAAGTCATTATACAAATGACCGGGATAACGAGCCTGGATGTTTCTGAGTGCACAGCCCTGAAGTCATTGGACCTCTTATGGAATAATCTGCTTACTACGGTAAACATGCCGGCCAATACCAATCTTGAAAATCTTAATGTTAGCGGACACCCTTTGTTGGCACACGCAGATACTTCAAACAATACTCATCTTAAAAATGTAAATTTCAGCCATTGCCCGCTGATTACACAGCTTGATTTTTCCAATTCACCGGATATAGCAGCACTTTCATTATCAAACATGCCCGGCTTAACCAATGTCAATATAAGGAATGGTTCTATAGCAGAACTTTATGATTTTTCAGGGTACAATTTCAATTTATCCATGTGTGTAGATGATGCTGAGTTCAATGACCTGCAATCTATGTATCCGGATATTAGTTTTACTACCAATTGCGGAAATGCAAAACGTGAAAAAAATCCGGAAACTGCGCTTAAGGCCGGCATCAAAGTTTTTCCCAATCCGGTAAAAAATGTTCTGCAGATCCAGTCTGACGAGCGCATAGAAAATATAAAAATATTTGACTCCCAGGGAAAACTCATTTTCAATCAGGACTTTGACCGGAATATTGTTACCATAGATTTCTCTGTCTATTCCAACGCCCTGTATATCATGAAAATAAAAACGGAAAAAACACACCTCATCAAAAAAATAATCAAGGAATAAACAACATCAGATATTTTTTGTCCTAAAACCATAGTCATCTCTATGGTTTTGGGTTATATTTGTGTTAAGAGTTTAACCTTAAAAGTTACAGATATGAAATTCGGACAAGTAGAAGATCCCTCAATAATAGATTTTACCCTACCTGAAGACCATCCCCGAACCAAAGAAATTTTAAATCTTAATAAAAAGGGATTGGAAAACATCTCTATAGGATGTGCCAAATGGAACAAAACGGATCTCAAAGGATTCTATCCCAAAGGAACAAAAGACGAACTTACTTACTATGCAACCCAGTTTAATTCAATTGAATTGAACGCTACATTTTACGGAATGCCAACTCCGGACCAGGTAAAAACATGGAAAGAAAAAACTCCGGACCATTTCAAATTCTTCCCCAAGATTACCAATACGGTTTCCCACTTCAGAAGATTGATTGACGTTACGGATCCCGTCACTCATTTCGCTTCGGCAGTTATGAACTTTGATGAAAAACTGGGAATGGCTTTTCTTCAGCTTCATGATAATTTTAAACCGAAAGATTATGACAGGCTGGAAAAATTTGTAAAAGAATGGCCAAAAGAAGTCCCTTTGGCAATAGAACTCCGAAATACAGAATGGTTTACAGACGAAGAAATCCTCAACACAACGTGTGAACTCTTTGAAGCCCATCATATTACCAATATCATCGTAGATACTGCCGGAAGAAGAGATATGCTTCATATGCGCCTTACCACTCCCAATGCATTTATCCGGTATGTAGGGGCCAATGCAGAAAGTGATTATGAAAGACTGGATGATTGGCTGAAGCATTTGACAAAATGGAAAAATGAAGGACTTCAGAACCTCTACTTTTTTGTACACCAGAATATTGAAAAGGCGTCTCCTCTTTTATCGGCTTATTTTATCAAAAAAATGAATGAGGAATGGAAAACCGATATCCATATTCCACAAATGGCAACCGAAAGTACAGGGACACTTTTTTAATTTTAATGATTATTGTCTGCTAAAGCTGTCAATTAAAATAGAGAATAGAATCCTTTCAGGTTGCCTGACGGTAAATTAAACTGATCATTCACCCTTTCATATCATATTTTTTTATACATTTAAAAATATCCTATTTACCCAATAAGATATTTTAAAATAAAAACATCATGGAAAAGGAAATTTGCAGAATCAGTATCGCCACCAGCTGGCTTGCCGATGAATATACTTTTTATGAAGATCACCGTATAAAAAGAATATATGACCACCATAGCCTTAATTCTAATAACGTAGAATGGCTCAAACCTGAACAGATAAGTAAACAAAATAAGGATAAACTGGTTAAAAACTGTCCGGAGGAACATAAAGAAGAAATTATGCAGATTCTGGACTATCCCTAATAATAAGCAACGGGTAATCCATTATAGACTACCCGTTGCTTATTATATAAAGGATGATCTTATCATTTATTTTTCTTCAGGAGCAATACCAGGTTCAGGAATAAAAGCAGAAAATCCAGCGTAATCCAGATGCCCACTTTTGTATTTTCATAATTATAGGCATCCACCTGCTTTTTTGCTGCTTCTGAAAGCTTCACACTTTGATTGATATAATTCTGAGCTTCCACAATCTGATCAATATTTTTATTAGGAACAGAATGTTGAGAAAAATAAACAAGATTCTTTTTCCCCAGATACCCTGCTACCCAGTACTCATCAGATTTATCCATTTTCAGGTATTCAATCCTATAATATTCAGGGCGTATTTTTCCGATATGTTTAGGATTAAGAACAACATTATTATCTACTTTCTCCACAATGATCAGATAAAAATCCAGTGTCTGCGGAAGTTTATTTACTACCTGGAGCCCTACCGAATTATCTACAAATGCCACAGCGCTTTTCTTGATAAACCAGTAGGTAAAAATTGAAATTGAGAAAACAACGGTCAGAATACGGAACAGCTTGGCCCATTTTGCCGCCCTTCCCGATTTTACTTTATATAAAATCAGAGAAAGTACACAAGCCCAGAAGATAACCAAAATGATAAATACCATACTGCAAAGATACTGATTTCAGAATTTTTGGGAGAATGTTAATCTACATTCCATTCTCTATAAAACTGGTCCAGAAAATTCAGCATATAATCATGCCTTTCCTCTGCTAACTTTTTTCCTTTTTCAGTATTCATTAAATCTTTAAGAAGCAACAGCTTTTCATAAAAATGATTGATAGTCGTTCCGTTAGATTTCTTATACTGCTCCTTCGTCATACCCGGGTTAGGCGGTGTTTCAGGATCATACATCAGATTATTTTTAAATCCTCCGAAATTAAATGTTCTGGCGATACCAATTGCCCCAATGGCATCAATACGGTCGGCATCCTGAACAATTTTAAGCTCAATAGGGGGATTTTGGGGAGCCTGATCCCGGTTTTTAAACGAAATATTGTTGATCACAAACAATATCTTTTCAATAGTTTCGTCAGGCACATTTTGTTGTTCTAAAAATTCTCTGGATATTTTTGGTGCAATGGTCTCGTCTCCATTATGAAATTTAGGATCGGCAATATCATGAAGAAGTGCCGAAAGCTCTACCACATCATGATCACAATCTTCAGTTTCCGCAATTTTCCTGGAAAGCTTCCAGACCCTTTCGATATGAAACCAGTCATGTCCGGCTTCTGCCCCTTCTAATTTTTCTTTTACAAACTCTATAGTGTTGTCAATTGTACTTTTCATGTATCTATCAATTCATTTAAAATAATATCCCAAAGTTTTTTATTGTAGCTTCTAAAAAAATTAACATGTCCGATTTCTCTTTTTTCAGATTCTGAAATTTTCACGAGCCTGTATGTCGGGTTCATATTAGGATACGTTTCGTTTAATAAACTTTCAACTCCTTTCTCCGTCACCCATACATCATCTTCTGCTCTAAGTACCAATACCTTCTGTGTTAAATTTTTAGAATAATCATCAGTTTTCTCCAACAACCGGTTGGTAGATTTTTTATTTAAAATTAAGGTTCTCCAGTCATATGCACAATTTTTAGGGAGACTTTCTCCAAGTCCGAACCAATGTGCCGGAAAATATCCCAGCAGTGAAGTTGTTATCGGCTGAACGACCCCGAATCCCAGGTAAGCCTCAATTTTTGTCCTCAGTTTCAGATTTCCCACGAAAGCTTTTTGGGTTCCCACAAAGATAAACTTCTCAAACATTTCAGAATCCTTATTCATGCCTAAGATCAATGCTCCTACAGAATGGCCCAGACAATACTTCCTGTAATCCGGGAACTTTACTTTAATATACCGGGTGAGCTCTTTATAATCCTTCGCTCCCCATACTCTCATAGAGCCCCGGAAGCCTCTCATATTTTTGGGTTTGGAAAGCCCTATTCCTCTATAATCATAAGTAAGTACCGTAAATCCCTGCTCTGAAAAATATTGGGCAAATGAGAAATAGACCTGCTGTTTCACTCCGGTAGCCGAATTGATAAGCAGTAGTTTTCCATTGCTTTTTTCCGGACGGAAAAGGTGAGCTGTTAACGGAACATGGTCTTCAGTGGTGAGTATTAGCTTTTCCATAGTATAAAAGAAAAAAATCCACTATAAAAGTGGACATTTTACCTATATTTTTATGTTAAGTTTCAGACTTTTGATATGTTGTAAATAGCTTTAAGAAAGGAAATCTGATATTCTGGGTAGTCCTGTCTGTGATCCTTTACCTCCTGAAACCCGTGATGAAACTTCGTTTCCGAACTTCACACAATCTTCTACAGAATTTCCATGACACAATGCAATGGCAAATCCTGAAGTAAAAGCGTCTCCCATTCCCATCTTATAAACGGTTTCATCCCTATCATTTCTGTAATATTTCATTTCTGTCCCATCAAAATAAATAGTAGAATTGGTATCATCTCTCACAAACACCTTATTAAAATATCTGGTAAGAATCTCCTCTCTTTTCTCTTCTCCAAAAATGATATAAAGTTCACTGCTTTTCGCTACAATAAAATCAACATTTTCAATAATATCATTGCTGATTCTCATCGCAGGTGAAGCATACAAGCCTACTTTTATACCATATTTCTTGGCTTTTTTAACGGTATATTCTACAACATCCATTGAAACCTCAAGCTGTACCAAAACCATATCTGCCGTATGAAAGTACCGGTCTGCCTCATCTATATGTGCCTTACTCAGATATTTATTAGCCGCAGGAACCACTACAATAGCAGCATTTCCGTTGGAAGTTGTCACATAAGCAGTTCCTGTAGATTCTTTATCGGTTTCATGAACAAACCCCACGTTGACATTTTCACTCACGAGGTTTCTCATAATCTGCTGTCCTAAAGGATCCATTCCCACGCAGCCGATAAAATAGACACTCGCGCCCAGTCTTGCGGTACCTACTGCCTGATTGGCTCCTTTACCTCCAAAATAACTGTCTGAATTAACAGCTAAAACAGTTTCATTAGGTAAAGGAAGTTTTTCGGTTTCCAAAACCAGGTCTATTGAGGAACTTCCTACAACAATAATTTTGGGTTGCTCTGATGAAAATTTCATTGTGTTTTATATTGGTTTAAGTTTATAACACTCCAAAATGGTTTCTCAAAAATAACTATTTTTAATTAACTTATTTCAATAAATTCAGTAATTATCTTTACCGGGGTCTGATCTTTACCGTAAGCGATATAGCTTGCATAAAAACCTTCCCCATACCCGGTTTCAAAAGCAAATATGGTTCCAGGATGTGATTCTGAAGGCTTCAGGAAGGCATATTGATCTATCGCCCCGTTCTCATCAAAAAAGTGCTCATGGAAAAATTCCTCGTAGATTCCCATAAAATCCACTCCTTTGTTACGATACAGTTTTTGCTCCAGTTCATTAAGCTTAGCCTGGGTCTCCACATCCATAAAACAACCCATTCCACTTTCTACAGGATATCCGAAGACTTCTCCTTCCGCTAAATCTTTTACATGCTGCCCTGCAGTAGTTGCCAGTTTCCATTCTGTGATTTCTCCTGTATTGAAAATAATTTCCGAGTAGGCAACACAGTTGCTGTCTCTCTCTTTATGCAAAATAACAGGAAAATCTCCTTTTGGAAATTCTGTAGAAAAAGGCAGCATATCATTGGTGATCAGGGGATCACAAGCTACCAGTTTCCCACTGGAAAGGTAAATCTTCCCCACCTCAAAACTCTCCAGCAACGGACTTTCCACAAAGTCTTTTGAAAATAATTTTTGTATGTTTTCTATATGTGTCATTTAATTTATTATTTGTTCTCTATGTCAGGCTGAGTAGAGCCCGGGTCTTCCTGATCTTCTTTACTAAAAATATCAGAATGAATTCATTTTGACAAATAGACAATTCTTTTTAATTTATCCCAATTATCATTTATAATTGCTTCTTTGTACACCAGCCTTTCACTTGTTTCTCAAACGTTACCGCTTGATTGATATCATTAAACATATAAAAGAAGACTAGTTCAACCGGCCTTCTTTTATATGTATACTTTCAGGAAATTTACCTGATTGATTTTTTAATTACAAACTTTTCAGCTTCTCTTCCAGGATCGCAATCTTGTCAAGAGCATCTTTTTGTTTCTTACGTTCTACCTCCACGATTTCAGGTTTGGCATTGGCAACAAACTTTTCGTTTGAAAGTTTCTTTTCTACAGAAACTAAAAATCCTTTTAAATATTTTAATTCTTCCTCCGTTTTGGCTTTTTCTTCACCAAGGTCCAGGTTTTCGCTTAAAGGAATAGAAACTTCAGTAGCTCCTACCAGGAATGTAAAGCTTGGCTTATCTGTTTTCTGTCCGAAATGGATTTCAGAAATATTAGCCAGTTTTCTTACTACCGCCTCATTCGCAAATTCTGATGCATTGGTATAAACCTCAGCCGCTTCTCTCGGGGAAATTCCTTTTGTCTGGCGGTAATTTCTAACTCCTGAAATCAGTTCTGACGCGGTTTCAAAGTTTTTAATAATAGCCTCATCATACTCACCGGCTTCTTTCTGTTGGGCAATCACCAAAGCTTCCTCAATATTTCTCTCCGAAATAGTCTGCCACAATTCTTCCGTTAAGAAAGGCATGAAAGGATGCAGCAGTTTCATCAGCTCTTCAAAGAAATATATTGTTTTATGGTAAACTTCCTTGGAAATACCTTCTCCGTAATTAGGCTTAATTGCTTCAAGGTACCATCCGCAAAAATCGTCCCAAATTAATTTATAAATCAGGTGCAGTGCATCAGAAATTCTGAATTTCTCAAACTGGTCGTTGATTTCTGCAATTGTTTTATTTAATTTATTTTCAAACCATTCTATTGTCTGGTTCTCCGTTAAATTAGCCGTTTTGTCTTCATGATTCCACATATTGATCAAACGGAAAGCATTCCAGATCTTCGTCATGAAGTTTCTTCCCTGAAGCATCAGATCTTCATCAAAAAGGAGATCATTTCCAGCAGCAGAGCTCAACAGAATACCTACTCGCACCCCGTCTGCACCATATTTTTCCATCAGTTCAAGCGGATCCGGAGAGTTTCCTAAAGATTTTGACATCTTCCTTCTCTGCTTATCTCTTACAATTCCTGTAAAATATACATTTTTGAACGGAACTTCTTTTCTGTATTCCAGTCCGGCCATGATCATTCTTGCTACCCAGAAGAAAATAATATCAGGTGCCGTAACCAGATCTGAAGTCGGATAATAATAATTGATATCTTTATTATCAGGATCAAGCACCCCATCAAATACAGACATTGGCCATAACCATGAAGAGAACCAGGTGTCTAATGCATCATTATCCTGAGTGAGGTTCTCTGCTGATAATTCCTTATTTCCTGTTTTTTGTTTTGCCAGTTCCAAAGCTTCTTCTTTAGTCTCAGCCACTACAAAATCTTCATCTCCTGTGCCATAATAGTAGGCAGGTATCTGCTGACCCCACCAAAGCTGTCGGGAAATATTCCAGTCACGGATGTTTTCCATCCAGTGTTTGTAAGTATTTTTAAATTTCTCAGGATAGAACTTCACTTCGTCATTCATCACGACATCCAGTGCAGGCTGAGCAATTTCAGACATTTTCAAGAACCATTGAACGGAAACCTTAGGCTCAATAACAGCCCCTGTTCTTTCAGAAGTTCCCACTTTATTCACATAATCTTCTGACTTTAACAAAAGATCTTTTTCTTCCAGTTCTTTAGCGATTTGTTTTCTGACTTCAAATCTGTTTTTCCCTGCATAATGTAAACCATGTTCGTTCAGATTTCCATCATCATCTAGCGCATCAATCATTTTGAGCTGATGCTTCTGTCCGATCTCGTAGTCATTGGTATCGTGTGCCGGAGTGATTTTCAAAGCTCCCGTTCCGAACTCAATATCTACATATTCGTCCTCAATAATAGGAATTACTCTGTTGACAATCGGGACAATTACGTTCTTACCTTTCAGATGGGCGTATCTCTCATCATTAGGGTTGATACATACTGCCGTATCTCCAAAAATAGTCTCAGGACGCGTCGTTGCAACTGAAAGAAACTCTTCTGACCCTTCAATTTTATATTTAAGGAAATACAGTTTTCCGTTTTGTTCTTTAAAAATAACCTCTTCATCAGAAATATTGGTTTTCGCCTCAGGATCCCAGTTTACCATTCTGTAGCCTCTATAGATCAGTCCTTTATTATAAAGGTCTACAAAGCTCCTGATCACCTGCTGAGAAAGCTTATCCTCCATGGTAAAACGGGTTCTGTCCCAATCACATGAACATCCTAATTTTTTTAGCTGTTCAAGAATAGTTCCCCCATACTTATGGGTCCATTCCCAGGCGTGCTCCAAGAATTGTTCACGGGTAATATCTGACTTATTGACTCCTTCAGACTTCAATTTAGCAACAACTTTAGCTTCGGTAGCAATGGAAGCATGATCTGTTCCCGGAACCCAACAGGCATTAAACCCCCGCATTCTTGCACGACGGACCAGAACATCTTGAATGGTATTGTTCAGCATATGCCCCATGTGTAAAATCCCCGTAACATTTGGCGGAGGAATTACCACGGTATATGGTGGTTTGTCATTAGGCTCTGAATGGAAGTATTTGTTTTCCAACCAGTAGTTATACCATTTTTGTTCTGTTTCCTGTGGATTATATTTTTCTGAAATCTGCATAAATTCTATTTCTTTGGCTTACAATTTGCAAAAATAGTCTAAAGAAAAAAATTTTTAAGCATGAATTAAAATAATTTTTAACTTTGTTTCACAAAACTTATCTAACAAACATATTAACATTCAAGAATATGAAGAAATTAATCGCAGGAATTGCATTATTCGGAACATTTGCCTTTGCATCTGCACAAACGATTACGTTTGATAAAACTACTTTCGACTACGGTAATATTAAACCTAATGCCGACGGTACAAGATTCTTTACGGTAACGAACACAGGTGATAAGCCTTTAATCCTTTCTAATGTAAAACCATCTTGCGGATGTACTACACCAGAATTTAGTCAGGATCCGATCATGCCGGGAAAGTCTGCTAAGATCAAAGTTGGATACAACACTGCTCTTAACGGACCTTTCAACAAAATGATTGAGGTTTTCTCTAATGACCCTGCTAACAGCAGAAGCGTAATCTACATTAAAGGTAATGTAGACCCTAATGCTCCTGAGCCAAAAGTACTGACTCCTGCAGAGCAGAAAGAAGCTGCAAAAGCAGAGAAAAAAGCTGCGAAACTAGCTAAAAAAGCTGCCGCGAAGTAATCTTTACTAAAAAAAATAAAGGAACCGTCTCTATTGAGGCGGTTTTTTGTTATATTTAAATAATTATTGGGCTGGGCTGAAGCCCTCCTATTGATGTTGATATCCGGATGGATAATAGTTATTTAACAATAAGATCTTTTATCTTTTATCTTTTATCTTTTATCTTTTATCTTTTATCTTTTATCTTTAAATAAAAAACATATATATGGACACCAATTTCTCAGATGACTTTAAAATAAATGGAAAATTTTCAATTAAAAAAACACCTACCGCATATAAAGGAAAGCTTACCAAGGAAGAAGGAGCTCAGTTATTAATTAAGGAAAAGGAAAAACTCCGTGAATTGCAGGAGAAGCTTTATGCTGACGGAAGCCAGTCTCTTTTAGTGGTATTGCAGGCGATGGATGCAGCCGGAAAAGATAGTATGATAGAACATGTTTTCGGCGGGGTCAATCCACAAGGATGTAATGTCACCAGCTTTAAAACACCTAGCTCCAAAGAATATTCCCACGATTTTTTATGGAGGCATTACCTTGCACTGCCAGAGAAAGGAATGATAGGAATCTTTAACCGCTCCCATTATGAAAGTGTATTAGTCTGCAAAGTACACCCAGAATATAATTTAAGTGAAAAAACATGGTCTTCTGTAAAAGATTTTGACAATACATTCTGGGAAAACCGGTATGAAAGCATCCGAAATTTTGAAAAGCATCTTTCACAAAACGGGACCACTATTATTAAAATATTCCTGAATGTCTCGAAGGATGAACAAAAGAAAAGGCTTCTTGACAGGATCAACGAACAGGAAAAAAACTGGAAATTCTCTACAGGAGACCTTCCTGAAAGAGCTTTATTTGACAAATACATGGATTGTTATGAGACCGCAATCAACGAAACCGCCAAAGATTATGCTCCGTGGTATGTACTTCCTGCTGACAATAAATGGTTTGCCAGAGTAGCAGCAATACAGATCATTATAGATACGCTGGAAAAAATGAACCTGAAATATCCGCAACTTTCCGACAAAGAAAAGCAAGGCCTCATTGATGCTAAAAGTACTCTTGAAAATGAATAAATAATCAAAGCTTCCCAATCGAATCAGGAAGCTTTGATCATATTTATCTCTAAATAACTTAAAAACACGAGAAAATCTATAAGCCGGATTCTGTACTTCCGAAGAAGTGCCTGTTATTTATCTACGCCTTACATTACTGCAAGACTTGAGCTGATTACCCCTCGGCTTTCAGGACGAGCCACCCCTATTTCCATTACTGAAAAGAACCGATATACTTACCATTGCACCGCAAAGAGTTTACCTGGTTTCACTACAGCCGAACTGTACCTGCTTTCTGTTGCACTTGTCCTACCCTCGCGGGTGACGGATGTTATCCGCTTTGCTGCTCTATGGTGTCCGGACTTTCCTACCTCCCGTAGAACGGGAAATCAACAGGCCGACTTTCTCGCGGATGCAAAGATACGGAATTTTGGAGAGGCGGAAAAAAGAAAGAACAAAAAAGACAATAAATCAAATAAATTGTAGTGATCGGATACTAAAAGCTTTTTATGGATTCTTATGTTTAAAAATTTGCTTAATTTCTTTAGCATTAAGCTTTTTCGCCATTTTACTATTTTGCCATAATTATTCTTCACCAATTACCGCATTATTATTATCTTCGTGCATTATATTTCTATGAATTCCAGAGAAAAAGAGTTTGCGCAGCTTATCAAAGATAATCAGGGTCTGATTATCAAAGTTTCGCGCTTATATACGAATTCTCTTGAAGATGAAGAGGACCTTTTTCAGGAAATCGTATTACAGCTTTGGAGAAGCTATGATTCTTTTAAAGGAAATTCCAAAATTTCTACCTGGATGTACCGTGTTGCACTTAATACTGCCATTACCCTCTTCAGAAAAAAAAGCAAAAGCCTTCAAACGAATGAACTGGACATTAACCACAGAGATTTTGTGGAAGACGATGATGAGAAACAACAACAAATATCACTTTTATATACTGTAATCAAGACTCTTCCCAATATAGAAAGAGCCATTGTCATGATGTATCTTGACGATCTGCCTTACAAGGATATTGCAGAAAACCTTGGGATCACTGAGGTTAATGCACGTGTAAAAATGAACAGATTAAAGAAAACCCTTAAAGAACAGATGGAAAAATATGCCTGAATTTGATTTAGATAGCTTTAAGAAAACATGGCAGGAGCAGCCTGTCCAGCCAAAATATGACAACCGTGAGATTCTTCAGATGTTGAATAAGAAGTCACGTAATTATGTGAAATATATTTTCTGGATCAGTGTTGTTGAATTTTTATTCTTTTCCGTACTGGGATTATTCTATTTCTTTCAGGAAGAAGAATCTGACAGTTTCCGAAATGTGCTGGAAAGGCTGGGAGCGCAGGAGGCTCCTGAGGTGGAAAGTAATTTTGGCCATGTTTATTTAGCAATAAAAATTCTGAGTTTATTAATTACAGCGTATTTTGTGCTGAAATTTTATCAGAATTATCGCAAAATCAAAATTGAAGAAAACCTGAAAGGATTCATTACGAGAATCATCAAGTTCAAAAAAACAGTGAATGCATTTATCCTGATCAGTATCGTTTTGCTTCTTACGTTTACCTTTGTATTGATAGCATTTATATTTTATACTTTAAATTCTCAGAATATTCAGCCTACCAACTCCAATCTTACCATTATTATTGTTGGTATTGTTGTCAGTACTTTGCTGGCTGTATCCATGATCTGGTTATATTACAGACTTGTTTATGGCAGTATTATTAAAAAGCTTGATAAAAATCTGAAACAGCTTAAGGAGATTGATTCACAGGAAAATTAATGTATATTGTTCGTAGTTAAAGATATATTTGTTAATTTTAGTTAACCAAATCTTATACTATGCCTTTATCTTATGTCTATGGAGCATCCGAGGTTCCATTGTTAGGACAAACGATCGGAAAAAACCTTAAAAATACTGTAGAAAAATACCCCCATCAAGAAGCCCTGGTTTGTGTACATCAAAACTACAGAGCTACCTATCAGGAATTTTACAATCAGACAACCGCTGTTTCAAAAGCATTAATATTCCTGGGAGCAAAGGCAGGGGATCGTATCGGAATATGGTCCTCAAACCGATATGAGTGGGTACTTTTACAATATGCTACTGCCAGGATAGGTGTCATTCTTGTGAATATCAATCCGGCCTATAGGACACACGAACTTACTTATGTGATCAACCAGTCTGAAATCAGGTTTATTTTTTCGGCTTTACATTTTAAAACCAGCAATTATAAAGAGATGGTGGAATATGCCAAAGAAGTATGTCCTTCCCTTGAGCATGAAATTTTCTTCGACGACAACTGGGAAGAATTTGTCAACAAAGGACAGGATATTTCTGATGAAGTCCTCCACAGCTTTGAGGAACATGTTCAGTTTGATGATCCCGTTAATATCCAATACACTTCAGGAACTACAGGATTTCCCAAAGGAGTCACTCTCTCCCATCATAATATTTTGAATAATGGTTATTTTATCGGGGTACGGTTAAAATATACGGAAAAAGACAGGGTCTGCATTCCTGTACCATTTTATCATTGCTTCGGAATGGTCATCGG
Coding sequences within:
- a CDS encoding polyphosphate kinase 2 family protein, which gives rise to MDTNFSDDFKINGKFSIKKTPTAYKGKLTKEEGAQLLIKEKEKLRELQEKLYADGSQSLLVVLQAMDAAGKDSMIEHVFGGVNPQGCNVTSFKTPSSKEYSHDFLWRHYLALPEKGMIGIFNRSHYESVLVCKVHPEYNLSEKTWSSVKDFDNTFWENRYESIRNFEKHLSQNGTTIIKIFLNVSKDEQKKRLLDRINEQEKNWKFSTGDLPERALFDKYMDCYETAINETAKDYAPWYVLPADNKWFARVAAIQIIIDTLEKMNLKYPQLSDKEKQGLIDAKSTLENE
- a CDS encoding RNA polymerase sigma factor, translating into MNSREKEFAQLIKDNQGLIIKVSRLYTNSLEDEEDLFQEIVLQLWRSYDSFKGNSKISTWMYRVALNTAITLFRKKSKSLQTNELDINHRDFVEDDDEKQQQISLLYTVIKTLPNIERAIVMMYLDDLPYKDIAENLGITEVNARVKMNRLKKTLKEQMEKYA
- a CDS encoding MFS transporter — protein: MPEFDLDSFKKTWQEQPVQPKYDNREILQMLNKKSRNYVKYIFWISVVEFLFFSVLGLFYFFQEEESDSFRNVLERLGAQEAPEVESNFGHVYLAIKILSLLITAYFVLKFYQNYRKIKIEENLKGFITRIIKFKKTVNAFILISIVLLLTFTFVLIAFIFYTLNSQNIQPTNSNLTIIIVGIVVSTLLAVSMIWLYYRLVYGSIIKKLDKNLKQLKEIDSQEN